A single genomic interval of Babylonia areolata isolate BAREFJ2019XMU chromosome 26, ASM4173473v1, whole genome shotgun sequence harbors:
- the LOC143300242 gene encoding uncharacterized protein LOC143300242, with translation MGPPKGRKRGPAEREKNLFKVQVKLIPTDEVFTLNQIHNDMKISELKEYLEFATGLPTHIQRVSYLDEGEMLDDTDVRSNDIVPGATLHLRVWPMWTTLIEAVAGNDIDHVMMLGVTNPTEYRSPNSDYMTKRARKAWLEERASVALSMAANRGLEKMCLRLIQSGADVNSATQHGRTALHIASAQGHGNIVDLLLEKGADIDAEDDYGETSLSIAERFGYKSCGRHLFLFHWQQRAKKVTPARNIPLKPHQKTDSLYPVWKRGGKAQLYVAQLDSPGEYEGTGLGAPKRGMHPSLQHKLIRDRVFNANVEESSRHESEEGDYFPDGTDSMKIELPPIHTDQQIKMRGGRVLKKPDTHQEWLQKIKDAEEKVNEEKRKLREEQKLKRLEEEEKKKEENERLGYERWLAQRQQEKADRLSRTVTATSRSRRDYTDREDVETEDGGPQTIGALRAYLRSLGRTKTGVPYEKWLNDKEREVNALPVGKLKAQA, from the exons ATGGGTCCACCAAAAGGACGCAAGAGGGGACCAGCTGAGCGGGAGAAGAATTTATTCAAG GTACAGGTGAAGTTGATACCAACAGATGAGGTGTTCACCCTGAACCAGATTCACAATGACATGAAAATCAGTGAGCTCAAAGAGTATCTGGAATTTGCCACAGgcctccccacacacattcagCGTGTCAGCTATCTGGATGAAG GAGAAATGCTGGATGACACGGACGTACGATCCAACGACATAGTGCCGGGAGCCACGCTTCACCTGAGGGTATGGCCCATGTGGACAACTCTCATTGAGGCTGTGGCCGGGAATGACATTGATCAT GTCATGATGCTTGGGGTGACGAACCCCACGGAGTACCGCAGCCCAAACAGCGACTACATGACGAAGAGAGCCCGGAAGGCATGGCTGGAAGAACGGGCGTCTGTCGCTCTCAGCATGGCAGCCAACAGAGGCCTGGAGAAAATGTGCCTCCGCCTCATCCAGAGTG GCGCTGACGTCAACTCAGCCACTCAGCATGGTCGTACGGCCCTGCACATTGCCTCTGCTCAAGGTCATGGGAATATTGTGGATCTTCTGCTAGAAAAAG GTGCAGACATTGACGCTGAGGATGATTATGGGGAGACCTCCCTGTCCATCGCCGAGAGGTTCGGGTACAAGTCGTGCGGacgccacctcttcctcttccactggCAGCAGCGAGCAAAGAAGGTCACGCCTGCTCGCAACATTCCGCTCAAACCTCACCAGAAGACGGACTCTCTGTATCCGGTGTGGAAGCGAGGCGGCAAG GCCCAGCTGTACGTGGCCCAGTTGGACAGTCCCGGGGAGTACGAGGGCACGGGGCTGGGGGCACCCAAGCGTGGCATGCATCCCTCCCTCCAGCACAAACTGATTCGCGACCGTGTCTTCAACGCCAATGTGGAGGAGAGCAGTCGACATGAGTCTGAGGAGGGGGATTATTTCCCTGATGGGACAG ACTCAATGAAGATTGAACTACCACCCATCCATACTGACCAGCAAATCAAAAT gagaggggggagggtcctGAAGAAGCCGGATACCCACCAGGAGTGGCTGCAGAAGATCAAGGACGCGGAGGAGAAGGTCAACGAGGAGAAACGCAAACTCCGCGAAGAGCAGAAACTGAagaggctggaggaggaggagaa aaaaaaagaagaaaacgagcgACTTGGCTATGAGCGCTGGCTGGCTCAACGACAGCAGGAGAAAGCCGACCGCTTGTCCCGCACCGTCACTGCCACTTCCCGATCCCGGCGAGACTACACTGACAGGGAGGACGTCGAAACAGAGGATGGCGGGCCTCAGACCATTGGAGCTTTGAGGGCCTATCTGCGCTCCCTGGGACGCACGAAGACCGGTGTTCCGTATGAAAAATGGCTCAACGACAAGGAGAGAGAAGTGAATGCCCTGCCTGTTGGCAAACTGAAAGCGCAGGCTTGA